A stretch of the Chanos chanos chromosome 1, fChaCha1.1, whole genome shotgun sequence genome encodes the following:
- the ndufa5 gene encoding NADH dehydrogenase [ubiquinone] 1 alpha subcomplex subunit 5 isoform X1, translating to MAGLIKKTTGLVGLAVAQNPHDRLRILYSKILACLQTMPQDAAYRKYTEQLVNDRFSHVKSEPDVGKLEQKINCGQIEEVIAQAEYELALSRKMAEWKPWEPLVEEPPANQWKWPI from the exons ATGGCTGGCCTGATCAAGAAG ACCACGGGCTTAGTCGGCCTGGCTGTGGCCCAGAACCCTCATGAT CGTCTTAGGATTCTGTACAGCAAAATTCTGGCCTGTCTTCAAACCATGCCTCAGGATGCTGCATACAGGAAATACACTGAGCAGCTTGTCAACGACCGATTCAGTCACGTCAAATCA GAACCCGATGTAGGAAAATTGGAACAGAAGATTAACTGTGGCCAGATTGAGGAGGTTATTGCACAG GCGGAGTATGAGCTGGCTTTGTCTAGGAAGATGGCTGAGTGGAAACCATGGGAACCGCTGGTAGAGGAGCCACCTGCCAACCAATGGAAATGGCCAATATAG
- the ndufa5 gene encoding NADH dehydrogenase [ubiquinone] 1 alpha subcomplex subunit 5 isoform X3, with protein sequence MAGLIKKTTGLVGLAVAQNPHDEPDVGKLEQKINCGQIEEVIAQAEYELALSRKMAEWKPWEPLVEEPPANQWKWPI encoded by the exons ATGGCTGGCCTGATCAAGAAG ACCACGGGCTTAGTCGGCCTGGCTGTGGCCCAGAACCCTCATGAT GAACCCGATGTAGGAAAATTGGAACAGAAGATTAACTGTGGCCAGATTGAGGAGGTTATTGCACAG GCGGAGTATGAGCTGGCTTTGTCTAGGAAGATGGCTGAGTGGAAACCATGGGAACCGCTGGTAGAGGAGCCACCTGCCAACCAATGGAAATGGCCAATATAG
- the ndufa5 gene encoding NADH dehydrogenase [ubiquinone] 1 alpha subcomplex subunit 5 isoform X2: MAGLIKKRLRILYSKILACLQTMPQDAAYRKYTEQLVNDRFSHVKSEPDVGKLEQKINCGQIEEVIAQAEYELALSRKMAEWKPWEPLVEEPPANQWKWPI; encoded by the exons ATGGCTGGCCTGATCAAGAAG CGTCTTAGGATTCTGTACAGCAAAATTCTGGCCTGTCTTCAAACCATGCCTCAGGATGCTGCATACAGGAAATACACTGAGCAGCTTGTCAACGACCGATTCAGTCACGTCAAATCA GAACCCGATGTAGGAAAATTGGAACAGAAGATTAACTGTGGCCAGATTGAGGAGGTTATTGCACAG GCGGAGTATGAGCTGGCTTTGTCTAGGAAGATGGCTGAGTGGAAACCATGGGAACCGCTGGTAGAGGAGCCACCTGCCAACCAATGGAAATGGCCAATATAG